One Topomyia yanbarensis strain Yona2022 unplaced genomic scaffold, ASM3024719v1 HiC_scaffold_600, whole genome shotgun sequence DNA segment encodes these proteins:
- the LOC131696024 gene encoding histone H3: MARTKQTARKSTGGKAPRKQLATKAARKSAPATGGVKKPHRYRPGTVALREIRRYQKSTELLIRKLPFQRLVREIAQDFKTDLRFQSSAVMALQEASEAYLVGLFEDTNLCAIHAKRVTIMPKDIQLARRIRGERA; this comes from the coding sequence ATGGCCCGTACGAAACAGACCGCCCGCAAGTCCACCGGAGGGaaagctccccgcaagcagttggcaacgaaggctgcccgtaaaagtgccccagctacgggtggcgttaagaagccccatCGCTACCGACCAGGAACCGTCGCGCTACGAGAAATTCGTCGCTATCAGAAGTCGACAGAGCTACTAATCCGCAAGCTgcccttccagcgtctggttcgtgagatcgcgcaggacttcaaaaccgatctgcgcttccagagctcagccgtcatggcccttcaagaagccagcgaggcttacctggttggtttgttcgaggataccaatctgtgcgctatccatgccaagcgagtgaccatcatgccgaaagacatccaactggctcgccggatccgtggggagcgggcctaa
- the LOC131696023 gene encoding histone H2A-like, whose protein sequence is MSARGKGGKAKGKPKSRSVRAGLQFPVGRIHRLLRKGNYAERVGAGAPVYLAAVMEYLAAEVLELAGNAARDNKKTRIIPRHLQLAIRNDEELNKLLSGVTIAQGGVLPNIQAVLLPKKTEKRASAAT, encoded by the coding sequence ATGTCTGCACGCGGTAAAGGAGGAAAAGCGAAGGGAAAGCCAAAATCCCGCTCAGTTCGTGCCGGTCTCCAGTTCCCTGTTGGCCGAATTCACCGTCTGCTGAGGAAGGGAAATTATGCTGAACGTGTCGGTGCCGGAGCACCAGTATACTTGGCAGCTGTAATGGAATATCTTGCCGCCGAAGTACTGGAGCTGGCAGGAAACGCTGCCCGCGATAACAAAAAGACCAGAATCATCCCCCGTCAtctgcagctggccattcgaaatgacgaagagctaaacaaactgctctccggcGTGACCATTGCCCAGGGTGGCGTGTTGCCTAACATACAGGCCGTTCTGCTGCCGAAGAAGACTGAAAAGAGGGCCTCCGCAGCAACCTAA
- the LOC131696025 gene encoding histone H2B-like yields MAPKASGKAVKKSGGGGGKAQKNIATKAGGGEKKKRKQRRKESYAIYIYKVLKQVHPDTGVSSKAMSIMNSFVNDIFERIANEASRLAHYNRRSTITSREVQTAVRLLLPGELAKHAVSEGTKAVTKYTSSK; encoded by the coding sequence atggcaccgaaagccagcggaaaggctgtgaaaaaatccggcggcggcggtggcaaggcacagaagaacatcgccacaaaagcaggaggaggagagaagaagaagcgaaagcaacgccgcaaggaaagctacgctatctacatctacaaggtgCTGAAGCAGGTCCATCCGGACACCGGTGTCTCGTCGAAGGCGATGAGCATCATGAATAGCTTCGTGAACGACATCTTCGAGCGTATTGCTAACGAAGCATCTCGTCTGGCCCATTACAACCGACGGTCGACGATCACCTCCCGCGAGGTACAGACCGCCGTTCGTTTGCTGTTACCGGGCGAGCTGGCCAAACATGCCGTATCGGAAGGTACCAAGGCCGTTACCAAGTATACCAGCTCGAAGTAA
- the LOC131696029 gene encoding histone H4-like, protein MTGRGKGGKGLGKGGAKRHRKVLRDNIQGITKPAIRRLARRGGVKRISGLIYEETRGVLKIFLENVIRDAVTYTEHAKRKTVTAMDVVYALKRQGRTLYGFGG, encoded by the coding sequence ATGACTGGCCGTGGCAAAGGAGGCAAAGGGCTCGGCAAGGGAGGCGCTAAGCGGCACCGCAAGGTGCTTCGTGACAACATCCAGGGCATCACCAAACCCGCCATTCGTCGTCTGGCTCGACGTGGAGGAGTGAAGCGAATCTCCGGTTTGATATACGAGGAAACCCGTGGTGTGCTGAAGATTTTTCTGGAAAACGTTATCCGGGACGCTGTGACGTACACTGAACATGCCAAACGGAAGACCGTCACTGCGATGGATGTCGTCTATGCGCTTAAACGCCAGGGACGCACATTGTacggttttggtggttaa